acactaacaaaaaaatatgcgacttatagtccggaaaatacggtagttagtCTTTTGCCCACCTTGACGTTACGGAAGTCTCCCAGTATCCCCGTGAACTTCTCCTCCAGCATGAGGGAGCATTCCATCAGCAGTACATCGGCGAGGCTCAGCTGTCCTCCCACCAGGTAAATGTGATCTTTCAATTGCTGCGCACAACCTTAAATCTTAAAGGGCAGCGCAGAACAGCAtaatatttgggtttttttgtgggCGGGGTCAAGTACCTTTTCATACACAGGTAGGTAGCGCTCTTTTGCTTTCTGTTCAATGTTGTCCAGTTTGGGCTTCACGTCTTTGGTAAAGGGCAGAATCATGATCATTTCCATGAGGTCCATCATTCCTTCTGCATACATGTTGATCCTGAGGACCAATGTTGACAAGGTTGTAAATGAAGCATGCAAAAGCATTCAATGAAACCCCTAAAATCCACGACATCCAAGGAAGTTCTTCTATTTTATTCCGATAGGTCAAGTCAGTTGAATGAGCATTAAAACAAAATCGGGATGTCCAATTCAAGCTTTTTTCAAGCTTCCCTTTGGCGGGCCATTACTGCTCAACAGCCACCATTAATCGactatcaactttttttttttacatcccacACATGCACTGCCAatgacgacaatagacgtccGGTCCAGTTTTACTGAGGGGAATTGCTGTCAGCCCCCCCAGTCAAATATATTTTGggcatctattgccgtcaatggcagtaaatgagttaaatgtATATGATAACGCTTTGGTGAAATATTTACagtaattgaaataaaaataattacgaCGTAAAAAGATTGAAAAGTACAACTTGTTGGGAAATCAAttatacacaaaaaaagcattttcaaaagtaatgaataaaaagcaacataagaatttttttttattacattttaaaatttcaaacaatTGAAAAGGAGTAATTTATCCAGCCATTTTTActttagaattttaaaaagatatttttaattaattttcttaaCTTTTACTTTTTATCTGGTTAAATTTGTGACATTTAGGATTTGGAGCCCTATTTTTCTacctttagtttttttatgaatactatttttatttacttagGCTTCAACATAAAGGGGTGATTAAATATTGCCTAATTTTATCTCCAATTtacattataaaataaatggaaaaacactgactttgatttatttttttttaataaaaaggggaacaggtatatatatatatatatatatatatatatatatatatatatatatatatatatatatatatatatatatatatatatatatatatatatatatatatatatatatatatatatatacatacatacatgttagTTTAGtatttttcattacatttaaatttataataaaaaggaaaacactAATGTTCTCTCcacttcattttttgttttaaaaaatgaagaaaaaaaacggaatattttctttctttgaataaaattgtttcaaaactaaacaaaacagATTTGCGCATTTCTGTAATCCTCACTTTTTCATTGAAATTCCGATTAAAATGCTTTTGCATTGCCTTGCATCTTCAAACGCCAAACTTATAATAACCATGAAGTTGATAGGAAATCATAAAAATCCCAACATTGCTAAATTACAAGATATAAATATTGCGAAAAGGTCGTCTGTGCAGGGAAGGAGCAGCACAGTATGCTGTTTTTTTACGTTTGAAAGTTCATACTTGACTCGATCTTTGACATCTTTCCCATGCAGGTTGTACTTCTCAGCAATGTAGTTCAAGATGGCCTTTGTCTGAACGATTTTCATTCCGTCAATTTCCACCATGGGCACTTGCTGGAACAAGAGGTCCCCgtctgaaaagaaaaatgcGTTACGTCGGCCACTCCCAGTCAAACCAGCCGAATCACCGTGACAACGTAAATAAACCTGTGCAAAGGTCGTGCTGGGACGCTTTATCGTTCTGCTTCATCGGCAGGTTAGTTAGGCGTGGCAAAGCCACATTGACTCGACTCCAAGTTCATTTCAGAGGGATTCAAACTCACCTTCCAACATTTTCAGGTACTGATCCCGAGTGGTCATATGGAACTCATCAAACTGTGGATATCAAGTTGTACAGCAGAGGTGAGAGGGTGCAGGAGTACacaatcaatattttttgaatGCTCCAATTAGAAGTTGAAAACAGTGTTGACAACACAAGGTTTAGTAATTCAGAGCAAAGTAGAAGCTTTAAAAGAATCAAGCATTACTCCACTTGCCCTAACTTGTCTTCTTTACGACCAACACAGCAGTTTCCATAAATGGAGTGTTAAAATAACAcctatttttttggtcattttaaaagaacTACATCTACATATGTGGTCTacatcccccccccaaaattaatgTCCATATATGACAACAGGTCaaaattattgattgatttgataagggacagcacatattaatgaacatatttatattcatgttaatgaacatatttatattcatgttaatgaacatattatatataaatatgtaagattgtagctgccggctaatttccatctttagtcccttgtgtaggtacaatataaacaaaaacacacagtagatatatatagacacacacgtagcacaattTTCGACAgagttgtgatcgcaattttgtacgtctaacagccaggtttTAAGgggattggcgaagaggttcagagacgggagttcacatatgttaattggtattgagttccaggtatgtgcggcacggGCAGAGagggtgctttggctgaaagcactctttttgagggaactacacagtcacctctagagccagcccttgttgatgtgttggaatttcttTTGTGCAAAGTGGAGGAgcagctttgtgttggaagattttgtaaacaaaggtggcatctgcatatttaacagtattgttccagttcaggagtttgtgtttctttaataacagatatctacgagcactgggcgaagcgATCGCTACGAGGactatatattacttctcgttggctgttcataagaacatcaggggcactggctctctccctgcaactccctcgtgtaatgtctctggtcgcaactccctctttgtaatgtctctgggagcactgggcggagcattgcatttttttcagtgttttttcccccttagcctgtcagctcccgttggcggagtgatcgctaattcaagactactttgttggcaagtggtcgtgcgttatcctattgtgaggacatttgtgtgcatcattttcggaatattttgaagggaatacaaactcaaaccaCCCTCAATATTAATTGAAAGTCAgtatggaggcggggcaaacagagccaacccggccgggagaattatataaaaatgttaaaaaaaattaagtttagtgtgtctgcatcgtaatccaagttcatttaaatttgtttatgttatattacgattcaccgcaAAAAGTCTCCCggttgaataaagttatctaatctaatctaatgaccaacttgttaggcagcaaatcatgtgtgatatgatcattgtgtcaaaatataattttgctgaatcaggtgttagattgtttctaatgaacctaaaattggacaaattgcatttaattttatctagcgtgttttttttctgttgtttgaaGGCAAGTTGAGTCAATTGTGATTCCTAGGTGTTTacattcttggactacattttattgtatttatttaaaagggtgaaagcCTGTCAAGTCTTCACTTGAGTTGCTATTTTTGTGGATACTAacttttaaattacattatatTGATTGATTgggcactttgtggtgaagctttaaatatatattttctattttttacaaGTGAAAAAAGATCTAATTTACtcctttttgaaaatgttttaaaaagaaaaaaatcatttaaaatgctattaatttaaatatttactatttactCTTTAGCAACCATTGACAAGTGGCCGTCCAATCCGGTTTGATTGCGAAGgcttgcagccaatgagttaaattatCGACCTGTAAATAGTTAATTAGTTTATAATACGTAAAGATTTATTCGTAAATGTATTCCATACATATGCAATAGTGgatttaattgtgtgttttcatttcagATTAGGATCAAACACActataacaacaaaaaaagtgatgtTCTGAAGCTCATGGCCGTGATAGTTTGTTAGAAAATTAGTTGCATTCACTGACCTCCACTTCTGCAACAGTAAGTAACCAACGAATTGACTCCATTCTCCCTCGCCCATTGAAGTAGTGCAGCTTTACCCTTTCAGCCATGATTATGTGCAATGTTGTTCCTCTGAAAAGTTGAAAAAAGGAGAGATGAAGGAAATCCTATCTCCTAGAATGAAATTTTGCAATATAAAAGAATTTCTTGTCCTTACCTCACCTTTTCAGCGTGGATAATGTGAAGTGGGAACTTGGTGCCACTTCACGTCCCATAAATGCTGGGAAAAATGAGGCGTGAAAGAAGATGACGATTAGTGTAGTCTAGCCAATAGAGAAGCTTAACATTTGCATATTGCCTGCAAGCATGCTGGGAAAGTATTCTCGTGGCGAGAGTTTAAagtatattttatttagtttaaagTATATTTGATTTAGTTAGTTTGATTGTTGATGATAACATGAAAAAGAGATGCGTCTTTTGATTTAGTTAGTTTGATTGTTGATGATAACATGAAAAAGAGATGCGTCTTTTGTATGGTCTTTACGACCACACGCAAAGAAGCTGAGAAACCGTGAGCGTGAAACGTTCACTGTAGCTGGGGTATTTATACTTCTGGTACGCCTACAATTTGGTGGATGTGAGGGCGATCTGGCTGCGACATCTGTCACCCCATTGATCGCTAGGGTTGATTCGGCTGATCTGGCTGGCTAGGCGGGTGTCCCCTTCCTCCCTCACCGTTCCGTGTGTGTCCCTCCCGAAGCTCAGCGCTCGGTGGCAGCGGACGACGTCCCCCCGACGGACGACTACTCATCGGTATACCAGTAGCTGCGCTCCCCTGCTAGAACCTCCAAACAAGCTCAAGGCCCATTTGTAGGAGAAACGTAGGGAAGTCAAGCTCCAAGCTTCAGACACATCCAATTGCGGCGCTGCATGTGGCAGTTTGCCTTCCTTTTAGAAAAATACTAAACTAATAAATATCTATCTAGActtgtacctcgacatatgttgcgttgcattttttcagtgttttttcccgttagcttctcgttggcaagtggtcgtgcgttatcctatcgtgaggacatttgtgtgcatcattttgggaacattttgaagggaagacaaactcAAATAACCctcaatattgactgaaagtcagtgtagaggcggggcaaaaagagccaacccgggagactaaaggtatcaaaatgccaaactaaattagaattaagtttagtgttaggttggattaaacttctttttgagcgtgtctgcatcgtaatccaagttggtttaaaattgtttgtctctctcccccttcgaaatccatagaattttagtactattaaacatattttagtaatattaaaccactaattatgtgttacttcgttaatagatggcgaattagaacaaataaaacattttttccaatccattatcctgttttttggtgttttttaagagggttggaacgaattaatttgtttttagttcatttcaatgctagacgttcgtttgagttacgagaaaatcgacatacgagctcagtcccggaacgaattaagcccATATTTCGAGGTGTTTACTATTATAATAGAATAATACTATTCGTTACACTGGTGGACGAGAGGTGAGCATGTCAAGCCTCACAGTGCTGTTcccacgtgggttttctccgggtactccggattcctcccacactccCAAAACGCAcatagttgaacactctacattGGTGTGAGTGCGATTGGTTGATGATCTCACTGTGCTCTGTAAATGACtggggattggctccagcaccccccacgacccttgtgaggatacatgGTACACAACATAAATGATATTTTGCGTATTACATAAAGATTCCTATGAATCTATTTATGTCACGTGAATTGAGAGCATATAAAGAAAAAGACTGTCTGTTATCGCATGCTTTTGTTGGTATATAAACATCATCAACCATTTTTCATAGTCTTTTATATGAGCTGTTTTTTATTCCCTTTAAGTTATAAAaacagtccattttgaatgttaAATATTTTGGATGACAACTGTCTATTAAGTGCAAAACGTTTACATATGAACTACTAGGAtcatgattttaattttaaaaaaaaacatgcaaatgtaaacattagcattacagagtaaaaaaacagcaacatatttatattcatatacaGCAACAACATAAATGGTTGTAAACAAATCATACGCACGTTCGGAAACAGGTCCAGTCGTGAACTATACAAAACGTGTAACCACAGCCAGAGACTAAATAAGTATCATTATATTCCAGAGGTGTATTCTTTTTGGCACACAAACATACGCAAAACAGCCACGGTTCATGTAGTGAAACCAACAGAATGCCTTCAATTACTAGTCGGGACCTACCTACTCTTTGGAAGGTACATTAAAGAGAGTTTTTCAGGCCACTAGCGGTGTCCATATTTGGCAGACCAGTCTATTCGCCCGTGAATGGTCTGTACTGGTGCACGTGGTAACGAACAAGGGGGGCTTTTATTGGCCGCATTGGTGGAGGCGCTCTTCTGGCTCCGACCTGATCGCCATGTTGCATAATCTTAAtaacaaggagaaaaaaagcaagCAGACCATCCATGAATGCGTTGTTAAAAGATAGAAATGtgtaaatgaaagaaaagacaTCCTAACTTGATGCTGTTGACTCCAAACGTGGACCCTTCTGAACTCTGTGACcagaaaactcgacattttttGTGTAGAGGGTTGGCATGTATCCTCCAAGgtttgtatttgtgcctttttagatgacaaaaacaaaccagAAATGAATAAAGAATGCTACAAATTGTGTCAGAAAATGTGACTCTTGATGGAAAAGTACCGTGAAGACCTCTGCTTGGTAGCGTACCACCAAACGGAATACTGCTGTTTCCCCACAGATGGCTCCCGGACAAGTCTTTATTCATGTTTAGTTCCACATTTTTCTTTGTGCTAATACCTTGAAGGACACGGAGAAAGAAAGATGAACTCattgctcattggctgccattaaggaaaattaatgaaaaaattaaaaagattttAATGACGAAAAAGAATACTCTCCCTCTTTTAGGTTTTGaattgttaaaaagaaaatgaacaagtgaatccgttgtttttttctctctctccaattctctctctctttttttttaaatttattttggaaaacaGGTTGCCACCAAAATGTTCCGCTAGAATAAAATATTAACTGGCTGGCTGTCATTGATAGCACTAGATGTCCACTTCATTTTGACCGTTAGGGCAGCAGGCATTGCTAAAGCATTAACAGTCAATAATTTCcctgtttaatttaaaaaaatatatatttttacatttttaaatgcaaacaaaaaagtacaaatatttttatatatttataatttttagttgtattttattagaattttttaaaacctgtcaatatatttttttttaaatctgtaagCATATACTTTTAGTTTCTGGTAAACAGATTGCTAGTATCTATCTTAACTtgtcggctgccattgacagcgagagatgtccaattcattttgagtggGAAATGTGGCAGCAAGTGCAGTATGCAGTAAGAATTAACAGTAAAAATTTTccctaaatgatttttttaaaattattttcacatttctcaTTTTTCTAAAGAgttaaaacatttaacatttaaaactacattatacaagtaaaaattatatatgttaaaatagaaaaaaaagccctttttttgaaccgctttatcctcattagggtcacagggggtgctggagcctatcgaagatgaccagaggcgggggacaccctgaatcggtagccagccggtcacagccatgcacactcacataaatacctaggggcaattttcaGTGtgaaatcagcctaccatgcatgtctttggaatgtgggaggaaaccagagtacccagaggaaactcacgcaggcccggcgagaacaagcaaactcgacaccggtggaccgacctggatttgaacccaggaccccagagctgtgaggccgacgcgctaaccactcgccccacagATTGCTAGTATAAGTAtctacattaattcattcataggcatccaattcattttgactgggatgagTGGAATTCAAACGTGAACATTGGCAACCTGTCCTTCCAGTTTATGGCAGGCAAGGCTAAATGCTATTTCAAGCTGGCCAGTGATCAATTATTACCTGGTAAATATCGCGACTGCCTCAGGTAGTGTTGTTTGGCAGACGCAGACCTCGATGCTTCCTGGTATCCCGATGCCTTGTTCAGGTTTAAAGGTGCTTCTTCTTTGCAGCTGGGCCGACTAAAGTCCACAACGTCACTATATCTGAGGCAAAGGGGACACATGACAACGTGTAATCATGAAGCTAAAGCTTTTTAGGACGGGAACACAATGTTTAACCCCAATCCTGAGCATAAAGAACAATCAATGATTCATCTCGCCTTCTAAGCGGCTCTTCGGGCAGCCTCGTCTTCTCTTTGAAGAAGTTGTTTTTTCCCGCCACGATCGCCGCAGTCAGTCCGGCCTCTTCGTAGTCGTCCCACTCGTCCCCTCTCGGGTGACCCCAGCGGCGGCGCCCTCCCTTGGCTTTGATCTGGTAGTTCAGCGGGGTGGCGTTGTCGCCATCCTGCCTCGTCTGTGAACGCAATCAGAAAGTTTAGCCGATCACGTCATCCTATCAGAGAATCGGAATAGGGTACAAAGattgttttattaaaatgtattcgTTGACATTTTGAAGTATTCCCTCATTAGCTATCGCACGATCACtgctagccctcccagtcaaaatggattggacatctctcaATGGCGGTAAAATATATTCACTTTCTATAGCAGTTACCGAATTAAGATGAAAAGTAACAAAATCATCCAAAAGTAGAAtgcaaaaaattatatttatacaGTAGTTTTATATTTCATTATAATTATTTCCACTATTGGCAAAAACATCGCAGAAAAGAGAGAAAGTCAAGCGACgcaaaaaaattcaagaaattacaactaaaatagctcaattaATCACTTTATTTGCTGTATAAGTTAATTTATGTAGAATACATTGTTTAAACAATTTGTATGCAACCTTTTTTGGTGCTACACAGCTAATTTGTAAAATAGCAATttgatgattgttttttttgggttgtttctTTAAAATCACCATCTATTATATGAATTATTATGTTGAAGTAGCTTTATTCAAAGAAATTtggatgtacttttttttccccgcaaCACATTTGCTCAGTATCGGCAGATTCTGAAAATAAGGTGACGTGCAAAAATATCTGATCAAGACATGGCTGATAAAGtgcaataaaatatgaatattaagaAGAAAAATCACCTTGCTCTTGTCTGGAATGAAAGGTAGACGTGTCTGTGATGTATTTTCTCTGGCTTCCTGCTTGAGATGGTGCTTAGTTTGCTGCTCCCGAATCAGCTCCACGTGCCGCGGGTACGCCGCCGGAGGGGCAGGAACAGGGGAGGCCGGCAGCTGCTGGATAGGCCTGGGGGTGACGCAGTGTTTGTTGTGCGGCGGCGCTGGCGGCCAAGAGGGGGGCGCGGGCCTCGGATGTAAGGCTTGCTGCTGTGAAGTCTGCTGGGGCTGCAATATCGGCAGTTGCGGGGGCACCGGATGAGGCCGGGGTCTGCCCTGCTCCAGGATCTGCTGAGGCGTGCCCAAAGCCTGGCCCACGTGGAAGTACGAGTACCTGAGAGCCTGCACGCAGTATCATGAGCGTCCATGGCGAACTTAACGTTAGGCAAAACTAGGCAGTGGACATTAAAGTCCTCATACACTACTTGTCAATACAGTTTGGACTTCATTTGAGCACATGAATTATTAAATTGCATTTGAAACATTGTTCCCTTGGCATTGAAAATGATTCCTCAGTGTGGTCGTTTGGTAATTAATATTGCTTCAATGTGTGCTATCATTTATTGCTGTCGATGTATGGCTCGAGCTCATTTGACATGTTTTCACATGCTGTTGGACAATTAAAGCAATTGTCATATATTGTGTGAGATTTGcccatttttaatgcattttgtaagacatgtaaaaaaaaaaaggttagatTGAAGAAGTGACGTTGCAGAGGTATATGCTTTCACTTTAAGCATTACATCAACATCTTGGGGATGGTTTTGATTTTTACTGAGCGGGAAGAGTTTGAAATATGTAACCGGCAACATAAATTATGttccgtatttttcggattctaagtcgcactagcaaaaaaaaatgctaactgaAAGGagggggaaaacgtataagtcgcactggagtctAAGTCGTATTttgtggagatttttttttgatacaattcaaaacaaagaacagacatgtctacaaaatgttcatattgtaggaaaaataaaacaaccttGATATCTAGCTCGCCATCTGCTAGCTCAAGGTGCCTTTTTAAAGATGTATTTTGCATTTGAacttttgttaataaatgacTTACGATACCACATTGTAAGTCATCATTCCCAAATGTTTGTCAACTTAACAGTTATTGCCATTAGAGCTGACCTGTGCAGAAGTTGGTCTTTTCTTGTGGTCCCATTGGAGCAGGTCAGTCATCAGGTGAATGGCTTCAGGACTAGCGTTAGGAATCAGTGTCTTTAGGTTACTGGGAACGCACTGGGGCCAACGGAAATACATGGCACTTGCCAGCTGGAATCCCTCCGACCAATCATTCTAGATGACAAACGACAAAAATCTCTGTTACTACGGAATCTGGGCACTATAGACAGTTTTTCAAAAATGGACAAGTGATTATTATTCGTTATTAAAAAACAGTGAAATATCAACTTTATTAGCTTATTTTATGTTAATCTGCCTACATCCCAAGTAAAACTCtaaagtgtttttctttcatagtATTATAAACTCTTTCCATTCCATTAATGGTAATAGATGCCCAGTTCATTTAAAGGTATTATAGACTGATTGTGAATGCTCATGcttgagtgccattgacagcgcaaAACGTCCAAAACATTTTAACCAGACATTCATTTGCCGcatcccggtcaaaatggattggacgtcgagcgtTGTCAATGCCAGCTGATGAGTTATGTAAACAAAATctcaatttgtgcatgaaaaggTTACTCTATCTGAACTAAGATCCTACTTGCACAAGGTTACCTTCTTTGGTGTACCCAAAACTTGGCAAATCTTGAATATGGTGTCCACCTCGCTCGAGCCGGGAAATAAAGGCCTGAGTGTATAAAGTTCGGCCATAATGCAGCCCACCGCCCACTGGTCAATGGGGGAACTGTAGGATATGGATCTGAGGAGGACCTCTGGAGCGCGATACCTGTACACAAATAAATACTATCATGTCTCCTTTTCAGAGTATAACGTGTAGTCGCGTCGGAATCGGTGCCTGATATGCTTAATTTTGGAGTATCAGACAGTATCGGTTCTGGATACAAGATCAAATACGATTTTGCAGTCACTATGAGTGTATTTGGTACAATGGGGCTTTTCGGGTACTGTAAATTAAAGCACTAGGCAAACATGTCCACTGAGTGGGACTACTTCTCTTCAGTAACTAATGATCTAAACAGAGCATCGTGTAACAGCTGTAAACAAAGTGTTTATTGGCCTCACTGTAACACAAAAATTTGGATTTTCCATTCACGGTGACATTATTTTTTCTAGTTTTCACTGGTATAAAAACATAGATATCGTAGCGGCATCGACAAAACATATCTTGAGTAAAAAATCAGATCAAAAGTCCAAAAATCGGCAATGGGCTATCCCTACCAATGTCTCTTTGTTTGAAATATACAATTTCAGCATGTTCATGAGGGAGTTTCTATGAAGTTGTACAATTTTGGTGCAACTTACCATCTGGTTGAGACGTAGTCGGTGTACGGTGGTCGCGATCTTATCTCACGGGCGAGGCCAAAGTCGGCTA
Above is a window of Stigmatopora argus isolate UIUO_Sarg chromosome 11, RoL_Sarg_1.0, whole genome shotgun sequence DNA encoding:
- the LOC144085015 gene encoding glutathione S-transferase A4-like, which codes for MAERVKLHYFNGRGRMESIRWLLTVAEVEFDEFHMTTRDQYLKMLEDGDLLFQQVPMVEIDGMKIVQTKAILNYIAEKYNLHGKDVKDRVKINMYAEGMMDLMEMIMILPFTKDVKPKLDNIEQKAKERYLPVYEKQLKDHIYLVGGQLSLADVLLMECSLMLEEKFTGILGDFRNVKAFQGRMKSRPAIARFLQPGSKRKPQPDDVYVKTIREIFDLKIVL
- the LOC144084245 gene encoding serine/threonine-protein kinase MAK-like isoform X2, which produces MKENLYQLMKDRTRLFPESAVRNIMFQILQGLAFIHKHGFFHRDMKPENLLCMGPELVKIADFGLAREIRSRPPYTDYVSTRWYRAPEVLLRSISYSSPIDQWAVGCIMAELYTLRPLFPGSSEVDTIFKICQVLGTPKKNDWSEGFQLASAMYFRWPQCVPSNLKTLIPNASPEAIHLMTDLLQWDHKKRPTSAQALRYSYFHVGQALGTPQQILEQGRPRPHPVPPQLPILQPQQTSQQQALHPRPAPPSWPPAPPHNKHCVTPRPIQQLPASPVPAPPAAYPRHVELIREQQTKHHLKQEARENTSQTRLPFIPDKSKTRQDGDNATPLNYQIKAKGGRRRWGHPRGDEWDDYEEAGLTAAIVAGKNNFFKEKTRLPEEPLRRYSDVVDFSRPSCKEEAPLNLNKASGYQEASRSASAKQHYLRQSRYLPGISTKKNVELNMNKDLSGSHLWGNSSIPFGGTLPSRGLHGTNTNLGGYMPTLYTKNVEFSGHRVQKGPRLESTASNYATWRSGRSQKSASTNAANKSPPCSLPRAPVQTIHGRIDWSAKYGHR
- the LOC144084245 gene encoding serine/threonine-protein kinase MAK-like isoform X1, which encodes MNRYSNLKQLGDGTYGSVILGRNLESGELVAIKKMKRKFYSWEECMNLREVKSLKKLNHANVIKLKEVIRENDHLYFVFEYMKENLYQLMKDRTRLFPESAVRNIMFQILQGLAFIHKHGFFHRDMKPENLLCMGPELVKIADFGLAREIRSRPPYTDYVSTRWYRAPEVLLRSISYSSPIDQWAVGCIMAELYTLRPLFPGSSEVDTIFKICQVLGTPKKNDWSEGFQLASAMYFRWPQCVPSNLKTLIPNASPEAIHLMTDLLQWDHKKRPTSAQALRYSYFHVGQALGTPQQILEQGRPRPHPVPPQLPILQPQQTSQQQALHPRPAPPSWPPAPPHNKHCVTPRPIQQLPASPVPAPPAAYPRHVELIREQQTKHHLKQEARENTSQTRLPFIPDKSKTRQDGDNATPLNYQIKAKGGRRRWGHPRGDEWDDYEEAGLTAAIVAGKNNFFKEKTRLPEEPLRRYSDVVDFSRPSCKEEAPLNLNKASGYQEASRSASAKQHYLRQSRYLPGISTKKNVELNMNKDLSGSHLWGNSSIPFGGTLPSRGLHGTNTNLGGYMPTLYTKNVEFSGHRVQKGPRLESTASNYATWRSGRSQKSASTNAANKSPPCSLPRAPVQTIHGRIDWSAKYGHR